One window of Oncorhynchus kisutch isolate 150728-3 linkage group LG25, Okis_V2, whole genome shotgun sequence genomic DNA carries:
- the LOC109875690 gene encoding leucine-rich repeat-containing protein 3B-like, with translation MPLLESGWLLRHSVVMCLLLHSLVLMTFCFHHAATSCSQGCYCSESDGRGKTVRCSNLRLTEIPQDLPNDTQRIYLDFNLLTVVPSNAFWDLPMLSELDLSNNELAQLEPGAFRGLGPSLTFLDLSSNKLVNFNPEAFEGLRARANLTNNPWHCDCSLQLAMPFIHLEPLSLTGIVCETSEPPDVGAEGVPFLLAQDLDLCVVMKKTTDVAMLVTMFGWFTMVISYLVYYVRNNTEDARRHLEYLKSLPTKQEQSEASSTISTVV, from the coding sequence ATGCCCCTTCTGGAGAGTGGCTGGCTACTGCGCCACTCGGTGGTCATGTGTCTGCTGCTGCACAGCCTGGTACTGATGACCTTCTGCTTCCACCACGCCGCCACCAGCTGCTCCCAGGGCTGCTACTGCTCCGAGAGCGACGGCCGTGGCAAGACGGTGCGGTGCAGCAACCTGCGTCTCACCGAGATCCCCCAGGACCTGCCCAATGACACGCAACGCATCTACCTGGACTTCAACCTGCTCACTGTGGTCCCCAGCAACGCCTTCTGGGACCTGCCCATGCTCAGCGAGCTGGACCTTTCGAACAATGAGCTGGCCCAGCTGGAGCCAGGGGCTTTCAGGGGCCTGGGGCCCTCGCTCACCTTTCTGGACCTGTCCTCCAACAAACTGGTCAACTTTAACCCCGAGGCCTTCGAGGGGCTGCGGGCGCGCGCCAACCTGACCAACAACCCGTGGCACTGCGACTGCAGCCTGCAGCTGGCCATGCCCTTCATCCACCTGGAGCCCCTGTCGCTGACGGGCATCGTGTGCGAGACGTCAGAGCCGCCCGACGTGGGGGCAGAGGGCGTGCCCTTCCTGCTGGCCCAGGACCTGGACCTGTGCGTGGTGATGAAGAAGACCACAGACGTGGCCATGCTGGTCACAATGTTCGGCTGGTTCACCATGGTCATCTCCTACCTGGTCTACTACGTccggaacaacacagaggacgcCCGCCGCCACCTGGAGTACCTCAAGTCTCTGCCCACCAAGCAGGAACAGTCCGAGGCTTCTTCTACCATCAGCACTGTTGTATAG